The following proteins are co-located in the Procambarus clarkii isolate CNS0578487 chromosome 4, FALCON_Pclarkii_2.0, whole genome shotgun sequence genome:
- the LOC138371478 gene encoding mucin-22-like yields the protein MGETTLAEATLAKTTLAEATLAEATLAEATLAEATMGETTLAEATLAETTLAETTLAEATLAKTTLAEATLAGATLAEATLAEATMGETTLAEATMGETTLAEATLAKTTLAEATLAEAILAEATLAEATMGETTLAEATLAETTLAETTLAETTLAETTLAEATLAEATLAETTLAEATLVEATLAEATLAEATLAEATLAEATLAETTLAEATLVEATLAETTLAEATLAEATLAETTLAEATLAEATLAEATLAEATLAEATLAEATLAETTLAEATLAEATLAEATLAEATLAEATLAETTLAEATLAGSLFICNIALALTSILALCL from the coding sequence ATGGGTGAGACTACCCTGGCCGAGGCTACCCTGGCCAAGACTACCCTGGCCGAGGCTACCCTTGCCGAGGCTACCCTGGCCGAGGCTACCCTGGCCGAGGCTACTATGGGTGAGACTACCCTGGCCGAGGCTACCCTGGCCGAGACTACCCTGGCCGAGACTACCCTGGCCGAGGCTACCCTGGCCAAGACTACCCTGGCCGAGGCTACCCTTGCCGGGGCTACCCTGGCCGAGGCTACCCTGGCCGAGGCTACTATGGGTGAGACTACCCTGGCCGAGGCTACTATGGGTGAGACTACCCTGGCCGAGGCTACCCTGGCCAAGACTACCCTGGCCGAGGCTACCCTTGCCGAGGCTATCCTGGCCGAGGCTACCCTGGCCGAGGCTACTATGGGTGAGACTACCCTGGCCGAGGCTACCCTGGCCGAGACTACCCTGGCTGAGACTACCCTGGCTGAGACTACCCTGGCCGAGACTACCCTGGCCGAGGCAACCCTGGCCGAGGCTACCCTGGCCGAGACTACCCTGGCCGAGGCTACCCTGGTCGAGGCTACCCTGGCCGAGGCTACCCTGGCCGAGGCTACCCTGGCCGAGGCTACCCTGGCCGAGGCTACCCTGGCCGAGACTACCCTGGCCGAGGCTACCCTGGTCGAGGCTACCCTGGCTGAGACTACCCTGGCCGAGGCTACCCTGGCCGAGGCTACCCTGGCCGAGACTACCCTGGCCGAGGCTACCCTGGCCGAGGCTACCCTGGCCGAGGCTACCCTGGCCGAGGCTACTCTGGCCGAGGCAACCCTGGCCGAGGCTACCCTGGCCGAGACTACCCTGGCCGAGGCTACCCTGGCCGAGGCTACCCTGGCCGAGGCTACCCTGGCCGAGGCTACCCTGGCCGAGGCTACCCTGGCCGAGACTACCCTGGCCGAGGCTACCCTGGCGGGCTCCCTCTTCATCTGCAATATAGCTCTTGCTCTCACCTCCATACTCGCGCTTTGTCtgtga
- the LOC138371487 gene encoding uncharacterized protein, protein MAQKAIFCVIDKLVICCIDLTKISVRYLEQSRKDGDGKDGDRKDGDGKDGDGKDGDGKDGDRKDGDGKDGDGKDGDGKDGDRKDGDGKDGDGKDGDRKDGDGKDGDGKDGDGKDGDRKDGDGKDGDGKDGDGKDGDGKDGDGKDGDGKDGDGKDGDGKDGDREDGDGKDGDGKDGDGKDRDGKDRDREDGDGKDGDGKDGDRKDGDGKDGDGKDGDRKDGDGKDGDGKDRDGKDRDREDGDGKDSDREDGDGKDGDGKDRDGKDRDREDGDGKDSDREDGDGKDGDGKDRDGKDRDREDSDRKDGEPVLEAAEMTAQHVEE, encoded by the exons ATGGCGCAG AAGGCGATATTCTGTGTCATAGACAAGCTTGTTATATGCTGTATTGACCTCACGAAGATATCTGTACGATATCTTGAGCAAAGCA GGAAGGATGGTGATGGGAAGGATGGGGATAGGAAGGATGGTGATGGGAAGGATGGGGATGGGAAGGATGGTGATGGGAAGGATGGGGATAGGAAGGATGGTGATGGGAAGGATGGGGATGGGAAGGATGGTGATGGGAAGGATGGGGATAGGAAGGATGGTGATGGGAAGGATGGTGATGGGAAGGATGGGGATAGGAAGGATGGTGATGGGAAGGATGGGGATGGGAAGGATGGTGATGGGAAGGATGGGGATAGGAAGGATGGTGATGGGAAGGATGGTGATGGGAAGGATGGGGATGGGAAGGATGGTGATGGGAAGGATGGGGATGGGAAGGATGGTGATGGGAAGGATGGTGATGGGAAGGATGGGGATGGGAAGGATGGTGATagggaggatggtgatgggaAGGATGGTGATGGGAAGGATGGTGATGGGAAGGATAGGGATGGGAAGGATAGGGATagggaggatggtgatgggaAGGATGGTGATGGGAAGGATGGGGATAGGAAGGATGGTGATGGGAAGGATGGTGATGGGAAGGATGGGGATAGGAAGGATGGTGATGGGAAGGATGGTGATGGGAAGGATAGGGATGGGAAGGATAGGGATagggaggatggtgatgggaAGGATAGTGATagggaggatggtgatgggaAGGATGGTGATGGGAAGGATAGGGATGGGAAGGATAGGGATagggaggatggtgatgggaAGGATAGTGATagggaggatggtgatgggaAGGATGGTGATGGGAAGGATAGGGATGGAAAGGATAGGGATAGGGAGGATAGTGATAGGAAGGATGGTGAACCTGTCCTTGAAGCTGCGGAAATGACAGCCCAACACGTGGAGGAATAA